The window TTACTGGGTAGTGCTCTCGTTGGCACTGGGTCGTATATATATAGCCGTGAGCACATGAAAAGTGCTCCTACAAGCATAAGAATTGCATATAGGTAAGAACTTTAATTTATAGTTTATTTGAATGCTAAAGAATGTTGAAATTACATGGACAGATTCTCATGTGACCTTTATTCTGTATAGTACTGCCGGTGCTGTATTGCTGAGCTTTGGGTCAGTTTTGGTATGGGCAGTACTGCGGTCTATTATACCACCTAATCCTACATTATGTACATTAGCCGGCATTGGTTCTGGACTTGCATTCATAAAAATTGGTTCCAGTTATTTAAGCTTTGTTGATGggcaaatacaaaagaaatagatctATAGTGTTTTCACAAGCAATGAGACATTAATGTGTATTAAATGCATCCAAGCAGAAGTTTGCAATGAAATagtagattgtgaattgaaaataagAAAGAAAAATGTAATGTTAAGTGAAGAACTTTTAGACATCTACAAGTTTGTACATTTTGTATGGTCTTTGCTCTACAAAATGGCTGAAGATTACAGGCCATATTATGttgaatataattataaatCATTTTGTTTTTTGTCCTCATTAATCACTTCTAAGAACTGAGAAGTACTTTGAGGACATGCATAATAAAAGTTGAAATATTGTTACTATACTTTATATGGAATGTATAAACTATGAGAGTGGTTTCTTGAAATGCAAAATATACCTCACACTATACATTAATGTTACCATGAATGTATATGGAATTGCGACTCATGTAAAAATATGACAAAAAAATGAGCAATATGTGTTAATTTCAAATGGCTTAACAACATGAATGCATTTTTCAGGGCATACAGAAGTGCCTGCCCAAATAATTTATTAGCAGTAGTATTAGTGCTAGACATGTGCAAATTTTTTCAACAGTTTTAATAAATGTTGCACTGAACAAAATCGAAAGACTTTATGTTGTATATAAAAAAATCAAGTTTCTTTTAAAATAAACGTAAGTATAACAAACTTATTTGTTGATGTGCATTCGCACacatttataaaattttcaaaattctatttgatCGATTATATTGCTTACTACTTACACTGATATATTTATCACATATTTATCTGCTAAGAAGAACAGGAAAGTTTTGTGTTTTGTTACcaaagttttatattttattagtaAGTTCTGCAGTATATAAAATAGAATTGTATAATATGTGTGCGCAGATATTATTTGCTGAACGGTAAATTAGCTATACAAACCAGTCATACAATATATTCAATAGCTCACAATTTTCtgtgaaaaataataataaataataaacgtggaacaaTAAACCATTCATAACACGCTAGTTATTCTTTATATCAAGTAAGTCATATTTATGTTATCTTAATTATAAACTTAACAGTTGTACTATACCAAATGGAAATGAATTATATATTATGTAAACTTAACAATGGGAAGTTCTTAAATTTCATTGATTACTTAAATTTTGAAAGGCAGAGAAATACTGACAGGTACAAAGTGTTTACCTTTATTGATCttatattaaatattctatattaaaattacaattttatgcgcTCTTTTTTTCATTCGTTGTTTCACGTATACGTACACGTACATCATCGTTGTACAATGAAGATTATAGAAATTCTTTGGTATGAAaaatatgcttctcgcgatgttaTTGAAATGTTTGTATACAACCGTGTACCTGTCGCCTTATGAGTCTTATGATTTGTATATACGAGCGATGAGACAAACATGATAACGTGGAATTGCAAGCATCTGTAAAATATAGTTTCCCATGTTTAACGTGACCCATTGTCTTCGTACTTAATGATAGCATATTGTCATTCCACTTGGATGCTCGATGTATATACATAATCTCATGATgaaaatggcaatggctatctaAAAGTCATtcaattacaataaaaaattgtatcGTTCCTCAAAAGTATACTATACGCGTTCATATTAGGTATGCAAATTAATTAGCTGctcaatataaataaattatatgttCATTTCAAGTTTAAATTTTTTCTCATGTCATATTAAAATGGTAATTCTTTAATAATGATAATTCTAGACAGTTGATGCAGTATTAAACTTCGATAAAGAAAGAATTCTCGTTTATTTTCATCTGTTATTAAGTAACAAAGAAATATTTGTAAATGAGGTATaatcataaaaaataataattaaattattctgAATTTCCTCTATTGAATTTTGCAATAAAGAGAATTAATTTGTACACCTAATAATATTCTATTTTGGGATTCGATCTTCACGAGTGGAAAAAAATCGATATTAATAGTTACAAAATATACATCATGCAATATGCATATTATATGTGCAGGTTTTAAATATTCCTATATACGAACAATATTAAGATGGATTTTACTAATTACAGTATAAAAGGTAATAACTCGATATGGATATTCCATACAGTCTATATTGcataaaaaaatagaataagTAACGCGATTCCACGGCTGGTGCGTATGTGCATACACACATATATTTTCGTGAATCGTATCACATAAATATACCGCCTTAAGGGTATTGGCAACACTTCCTGCGTCACGTGATCATTTTTCGCGCGTTTATGTCTGTTCTTCGCAAATCTCCACGTTCAGTTTGTCTTTGATTCTTCAATACGCCAGAAATGTAAGTTATATAAGATACAGATTTTAACAAGATTGCTTTGAATATTCTTGCTACTTTTGTCGATCTAAAAAAGTAATTGCCCTGTAACGTGTAAATATAATTTCGAAGATTTCAAGGTTATCCAATCCCTCGATTCTAAAAATTAACAGGAATTCCCTTGCATAACCATTACATTAAAAACGTATATTAGCTACAAGAAAAAAGGGAATAATCTTGAAATCGCAAAAACTGGAAACATTCCGAATCTTTCCTTTGATACAAATTTTTTCGCGTTATAGAGTAAAGATGTTGATAAAAATGTGGGGCATTTTTGTAGAATTATTTGCTCTCCTTTTTTACTTTTCTTTTACAACTAGCCCAGATGACTTTTTGCGGTTTTTTGACCAATTAGGAATTTTGCTGAAACGATTAGGCAGTGTTCACACGATTTCATATCTTCGCTTATTACTAGACTAcgaatatttatgcaaattaAGAAAATCAGAGCTAACAGAACATTCGTTTCactcttcaaatatttaatttttaatattctataCATTTTTCCATACCATATATGGATACCATGCTTTTCTATAGTTCGAAATTTCTCAAAAATGCATAAGGTACCGCAGTGTAGTACTACTGATTGAAAAAAAGTACCAAATTGGTCAAAAAACCTACGTTTGAACTATTATTAGACCTAAGATTACACATGAATTTGTGTCACTGTTTCCATATCTAAATCCACCTCTAAAAATGCCCCGCACTTTTATTACCACTCTGTAAAATATTGCAAAGGCTTCGCGTTAGAAAGGGACATTTTCTATGTACGATAGACGCAGAGCAAGAGTATTACACTATTTTTCGCCTAAAGGGATCGCCCTTGATTTTTCTCGATCTCGAAATGTCGATCGACCAGTTGCTTTCTAATACTGTCCTTTTCCCCTGGGACCCTCTTCCACTCTCACGTTCTTTTACACCTTTTCCCAGACTGCCTCGGCGTATTCTAAGTAGCACGATTGAGATTGATCCCCGAAAGTAAGTACCGATCGGGAGACGCCAATCCCATGGAGGAACTAATGGCACCTCAGCCAAAGGATTCACTCCTTGTGAGCGAACCCTACATCGTCGTATCGCTATTGTTCCTTAACGAAACACTCGCGGGACTCTTCGTCGAGGACAAGAGGCTGCTGACAGTTTCCGCGATGCTGCCTGCCACCCTGTCGATCGTGTCGGTGAGTATCCTTTCGCCTGTTTTGTTCGAATGAACATGCTCGTGGGAGACCAATTCGTGGACGTGGTCGGTCTCGTGGTCGTCTTCGTGATGGTCCCCATCGTGGTCGTGGTCGTGCTGGTGACCATGCGAATGGGAATGGGAGTGCGCGGCTGTAAATGAAAAAGTACAGTTTAAATGGTTGTATTAGCAATGGTGTTTACAGCAGAAGTGAGAACTGGAATTGATTATTTTGGCACTGTCTTGATCTTGTTTCTGGTGAGAATTTTTGTTCATAAATGGCTTTGAGTTTTGATCAGTAGGAACCAGGGTTGAGCGTTAATAGAATACTTGTCTCTATTTTTGTACATTATGGATAAAATCATGTATTATAGAGTAACTATTATACATAAATTGTTTTGTTTTAAACTATTATacatgaattttttttataaccACCTGCTACTTTAGAATAGACCACCATTTTGCTAAGGGGTTGAACATTCCTCAATTCCTATAAATATCTCACAAGTAGCAATTGTAGATTGAATCACGATAGTCAGTCGAGAAAGCGACCAAAAGTCGGTCGGATTGTCAACCAGTCTTGAGTCATTGTCATGGCTAGAGAAAGCCCACAGACATAAACCCCATTTCTCTAGAACAATTTTCTTTTTATGAAATTCTGCGAGAATATTGTGCAACCGTTGTTTTTATCGGATTCTCGAAGTCTCTAACACAAAGTGTACACATTACAACATACAGTTTACATGCAGGCATACTAATCGTGAGAATGTAATTACGAGTCTTGTGCGAGATTACACTTCCTGTAAGCACTCTGCTCTGATACCGATGCATCGTACGTTCCATTCTAAAAAGGCAGCTAATGGTAGATGCAACGCGTGTAGCTAATTGACGTAATGGCTATTATCGAATCTCTTGGTGAAGTGAAGATCGTACAGATATCATATTATTATCTATATAATTAATATAGATTTATATAGATTACTATCTATATAGTTTATATAAATATGCTATTAATACTCGAATTTTATAAGTTACTCTTCTACcagataatttttaaaattcgttTTTTAGCGGTTAATGTCATTCTTTGCAAATTCTAAGGTTCAATTCATTTCATAAGGTGTTCACTTCTTCATAAGAAgatgattattttaattttcaaacttcAGTTTGTAAAATATCCGAATATTTGTGTAATATTAGGAACttgcatattttttatattaatatttaagcAATAATGTGTAACAAATCAATACTATTTTTCCTCTTGAATATCTATACACTATTAGAATGATCCTTAGTTATGCACAGACGATGAAAAACTTTTTGCCGAATTTTTTAACTTCACATCCTAAAATGGTGGGGATTAATAAAAAACTAATATCTTTAAAAGAAGTGCACGTTTTTCTGTTATCAAATCGAGCCCATCTTTTACCCACATTATTTTTTCATTAATACTGACCATTGGCGAGGAGGAGGGGTGAAACCAAAGAATATTCGAAGTCGAAAAATAGGGACCACCCTAATACACCCATTATATCATACTATAACATACTGTAATGTATTTCTCTTTCTTCTTGTAtagttactcaatctgcagagcTCAGAAAATTATACGCGTTCAAATATTAATGGCACTCGCTGTGATAATGGAATACTGCTGGCCATCAGAACACAAAGGTTAATGACTGACAAAGTAAACAAACCGGAATGAATCGTAATACGGGCAAGCGGTTATTGTGTTTGCGCCTTCCTGAATTGGATAGTATAACGTGCCTTACGTGTACGCCAGTGATACACCGTGAAATCAAATTGCATAACGGGTGACACTTCCGTAAATGTAGTCGTTACCACTGACTCCTTCTGGTTCTATCTCTCGACTAACACGTTCTCTGTTGCTACATTGGACGAAGAAACGCGTCTCAAATGGCGCTCAAGTATGCGTTTAATCGTGCTCGATGAAGACCTTGCACTTGGCCACGGTCTCAGACGGCAGGTGAAAATTTGTAACGTGGGCACTGCGTGGAACGCGTGATCGATCAGCCACAACTTCGAGTTCGTAGCGTGAAAGCATTTCAACATCTTGAACGATTTGACGCCAGTACTCTTGAAATCGATGTTAACGATGATGAAGATAACTGAGATATTGAGTGTCTTGCGATAGGCCTCGGAACGAGCAAGTTTTAAAGTGATTATAAATTGTTGGATTGCAGGTATTTATGCAATTTCATGTCTTTATAGAGATAGTTAAAGAAATGAAGCCTGAGAAAAAATAGGTTTTATCTTTCAAATAGTATAATTTGCACTCTGTTTTTCATGTTGTCTAGGTTTTTAATATATGCATTCTGTAATTTTTTACACACTTCAAATTGTCATACATGCAAAGCTGCAGTCTACGAACTATTAATCAACCCTGTGCTTAGGTCTGCATGACCCGAAATGTAATTTGAATTTGTACTGATATTTAAAGAACAATCAAGTTTACATAAAATTCACTGGTATTTTAGGAAAAATTCTTGAAGAATACATCTCCATATCTGGACCCCAGAgctaaagtgtattaagtcacacagaaaacaagtggaTTCAATACACTCTGAAACTTGACACTAATTCTACAACAGATACTAAATACCTTGCAACTACAACCAATGAAATATTGCTTCCCACTAGATTCCATTCAAAATCCACGAAACGAGTCTTCGATACTGAACTCGAATTCGAATTGACTCGAATTCCTATACTCTTATTGAACTTGATCCCACCCCTACTCGGTGCTTCAGTATTCCTAGGGTTAATAGGTTAATAGTTACATCCGAGTTTCATTGTCGCTCGACGCGAGTCAGCGACGATTCCTGGACAGACTTCGCCACGAGGCAAAAGTTCCAGTGCCTTTATGCCCTGAGTTATCGGGAGTCATTAACCTAATTGCAATTGAGCTGTCGTGTGGCCAGAGCGACGATGTGCCACGAGAGGGGGAAACAGAGTGGGAGGCGAGAAGGGAATAAAGTCAATCCGTAAATTCGCGGTAATCAGTCGCGTAGACGGCTTAAAGTTGCCTCTTCGAAGGGAACTTGCACGCGAACAGTCTGTCAAGTAGACGTCTGCCCACGTTCGAAGACTATTCCGACTTCCTTGTCGAATTagccattgaggatcgagttgtCTCAAAGATTCTAGGTATCTCGAGGTTTCATAAGAAGAATGTTTGCGTCCACGGTCCAAGATGAGTCAAATATTGTTGGACTATCTTTCACATTTGATCCTGTACGTTTTATCGGAATGAGTAACAGCTACTGTGGGTTGCTAGTTCGATAAGACCATCTGAGAATGCATTCGTTGATAAAGACAATCTTGGTAAACGTAGAGATAATGGTTTGATCAGTTTTGATCTAGTATATTGTTTGTTTATTGATATCGTGAGTTGAATCTGTAAATTCTTCTGTGTTGGAATACTAGAGAAAAAGTCTGTGATTGTAAAGCAATATAAGccttttgtttttattttgggaATCTATGTTCCTATGTGTTAGGAACTTGCGACTTCCCATGTCTTAATTATGGACACCTAGTTTTGAGAAAGAAGTTTCTTTCATTCCATCTTCTTTCGCTAAAAATAAGGCAAATGCTCCAGTTCCCACATACTGTTCTTTGTTTTAaattacattagaatttaagcttaaaattaagtaAACCTAGGATTAGTGTTTAAGTACTGGGGCATGGTCAGCTATTGGAATATTTACTACAAAAATTTTGTCCTGAGGGCTTTGAGTAAGACACAGACTCAAATTTTCCTAAAGTGTAGCTTGCCTTTCTTGCTTAGGTCTTATTGACCTACAGTCACAGAAGTAATGATGGTATTAGTGTCGGTTGGATTTCTTAAAGGTCTTCGTGACCGTGACTTTTTGGTCGGTAGGTTTCGAGGTAAATCGATAGGTACCGCGTAACACGTAGCAGGTGATCGCATCAAGGGCGTACCTGCGGTAGGTTTGCACCGACATTGATGGGCTATGAAGAATGAAAGCCTGCCAAAACGTTCGTTAATGACGCAAGAAACGATTTCGATGACGCCAGCTGGTAGGGAGTTTGAAGCGCATTCAATGTGCTCAGGAGCCTGTGCTCTAAATTCTCTGTCAAGGCTCTGAATGCGTTCCAATTTTTTACGGCAGAATTCTTCATGAAAAGATTGAAATTTCACTCGTCAAAACTGTCCAAGTTCAATAATTAATGAGAGCAGCCAACTTTCATTACCAAAATCTGGTCAGAAGAAGTTATTTAAGACTTATGAGAATCAATTCCCCTAATTCCCACTAACGAAACACTTCTAGCAATTTTTACTAGTAAAAGATAGAAGTTTTACTCATCAGAACTTCTTTCTATCTTTACGAATATTTAGCAAGAATACTTTTTCTTGAGATGAAAGGGTAGCTCAAGCTTCGTCTTAAGATCTCTAAATATCCAGCCACAGAAAAAGGAAAAGATTGAATTATTCCTGAGATCAAAGGAACCTATTGAGAACCAAGCTCAACAATCAACAAGAATATCGTATTCCCCTGAAACTCTGATCATTCAAAATTTCACAAATTCAAGACCCACAGAAATCACGCCCCCCCACCAAAACACTCACTAGCGATTTGCAGGCCAAGCATCAGCATGAACCCAATGATAATAGCAGTCAGCTGCAAGAGTCCACTTTTCTCGTTGGCCCTCTCCCGCGCGAGGACCTCGAAGAAGACCACATAAAGCAGCGTCCCAGCCGCCATTCCCTGCAGTATCGTAGGGGTTGGTCCTAGGTTCTCACTGTCATTCTTAAAATGACCCAGAGCCAGGCCCACGGCGATACCAATGGGCGTGACCATCGAGAATATCGACAGATACCCCAGCGTGGTCCTGGTGGAAGCGCCAGCGACGTAGAGCTCCATTCCAACGCAAAACGAGATGACCAATTTGTGCGTGGCAATGGCAGCTGCTAGATAAACAACAGACGCAATGGAGGGCTCTAGTCCAACAGCTAGGCCCTCGAAAATGGCGTGGAAGGAAAGGGCCAGGACAGTGAGGAGTCCTTGCACCGACGTGTTCTTCGTCATGGGCGTGTGTTTGTGTTCATGGTGGACCGTCCTGGGGTAGTTATTCAAGTTCACGTCCGAGGGGTGCCTCGTGTTATCTGGATGACGCTCTATCGAGGACAGCCCCGTCGGTGAGGACAGGACGAAGATCGCTGGCAGAGTCTTGTCCTGCTTGCCATCGCGAAGATCGTCCAGGTGATGGGTGGATCGTTTGCTGGACTCGGTGTCTGTTTCCTCCAGGTCGTCGGTGTCCTCCTTCCAGATGGGTCTGGTGGTGGTGGAAACGGTGGTCGTTGAGCCTGTCGACGTGGCCGCCGACGCACCTGTCTGATTGTTGCATCTGCGCACCGACACTGTCCTGTATAGCAGTGCCTCCGACGACTCGGGTTTTCCCGTCAACGCTGCGTGCACCGCCTCCTCAACGAAGTAGACGAGGAAGAAGCCGCTGCAGAACAGCAATTCGGAGAGACTCAGCGTGCCTAGGGTCGGCAGTTGACCATTTGTCTGGTGCCTCTCCACACTTGCGCGGACTTCCGGCGCTAGGTGCAGGAACGTGGTGAACAGGAGGACCCCTCCTCCGAAGCAGAGGAGCAGGGATGTCTGGAGGCCCTAGGAATTTGCTGGTCATTTCGGATTGATCGCCTGTTTCAGTAGAGTGTCCTTTCTTGGACTAGGGAATTCTATAGTGACTTGGAAAATATTTGTACAACTGGTTTttgtatagtaatattatatagAAGAGTAGTGTGCTAACAGAGAATGTTTTTTTAATGGTATATTGCGTGTGAAGATGATCTCATTGTGCAATAATGTAATTAAAGAGCTCGTAACAAAAAGGAAGCTGGCCAATTTCTGTTCTCTTTTGGGAGGGCAAAAAATACTAGAGTATCTTTCATTTTTGTTTGATCGATTAACGCTCTCTTTagcaaaatattaattttgtgtttttgaTGGGATAAGTTCTATTATATTGTAACTTGACAACTTCTCTTCTGACTACTAGAATGTTTTGTTATTAAGAAAA is drawn from Calliopsis andreniformis isolate RMS-2024a chromosome 1, iyCalAndr_principal, whole genome shotgun sequence and contains these coding sequences:
- the LOC143181931 gene encoding uncharacterized protein LOC143181931; amino-acid sequence: MAAAGSANAGTILQKLGLQPITKCSLAKFYVPAVGVASYTALSVNVMNPSLVIRVFPKKDITNFLLGSALVGTGSYIYSREHMKSAPTSIRIAYSTAGAVLLSFGSVLVWAVLRSIIPPNPTLCTLAGIGSGLAFIKIGSSYLSFVDGQIQKK
- the LOC143181911 gene encoding zinc transporter ZIP3-like isoform X1, which gives rise to MEEATTSTILLVAKIGAMIGLGFGSLILGTLPLIVGRYRINHQRKRHRGISSNSSSCTSASISNAFSSSVASTSTSDSQGLQTSLLLCFGGGVLLFTTFLHLAPEVRASVERHQTNGQLPTLGTLSLSELLFCSGFFLVYFVEEAVHAALTGKPESSEALLYRTVSVRRCNNQTGASAATSTGSTTTVSTTTRPIWKEDTDDLEETDTESSKRSTHHLDDLRDGKQDKTLPAIFVLSSPTGLSSIERHPDNTRHPSDVNLNNYPRTVHHEHKHTPMTKNTSVQGLLTVLALSFHAIFEGLAVGLEPSIASVVYLAAAIATHKLVISFCVGMELYVAGASTRTTLGYLSIFSMVTPIGIAVGLALGHFKNDSENLGPTPTILQGMAAGTLLYVVFFEVLARERANEKSGLLQLTAIIIGFMLMLGLQIATAHSHSHSHGHQHDHDHDGDHHEDDHETDHVHELVSHEHVHSNKTGERILTDTIDRVAGSIAETVSSLLSSTKSPASVSLRNNSDTTM